From the Cyanobacteriota bacterium genome, one window contains:
- the secF gene encoding protein translocase subunit SecF, with amino-acid sequence LELDCTKPGNCDQPIDLNQVRAILSQQGIDSSNVQVAGDRFQAISIRAKELPVNQRTQLVAALQDKIGTFDPTKTQIDTVGPTLGAQLFRSGVLALLMAFVGITIYLTFRFQLDYAIFALVALMHDVLVTLGVFALLGLTIGTEVDSLFIVALLTIIGFSVNDTVVIYDRVRETIERATTEHHINDIINDAVNQTLGRSINTTMTTLLPLIAIFLLGGETLKFFALALIIGFIAGAYSSIFIASTLLALWRELRGHAVIVPIANAEVSEPQV; translated from the coding sequence AACTAGAGCTAGACTGCACAAAACCAGGCAATTGCGACCAACCCATCGACCTCAACCAAGTACGAGCCATCCTCTCACAGCAGGGCATTGACAGCAGCAACGTGCAAGTGGCCGGCGATCGCTTTCAGGCTATTTCTATCCGGGCTAAAGAACTGCCTGTTAACCAACGCACACAACTAGTAGCCGCCCTCCAAGACAAGATTGGCACCTTTGACCCAACGAAAACTCAAATCGATACCGTCGGCCCCACCTTAGGAGCACAACTATTCCGCTCTGGTGTTTTAGCACTCCTCATGGCCTTTGTGGGCATTACCATCTACCTCACCTTTCGCTTTCAGCTAGACTATGCCATCTTTGCCTTGGTGGCCCTTATGCATGATGTTTTGGTGACCTTAGGGGTATTTGCCCTCCTAGGACTCACTATCGGTACCGAAGTCGATAGTCTGTTCATTGTGGCCCTGCTCACTATTATTGGATTTTCAGTCAATGACACAGTGGTCATCTACGATCGGGTACGCGAGACAATCGAACGGGCAACAACCGAGCACCATATCAACGACATCATCAACGATGCCGTTAATCAAACCCTGGGACGCTCCATCAACACAACGATGACAACCCTGCTACCCTTGATTGCCATTTTCTTGCTGGGTGGTGAAACCTTGAAATTCTTTGCCCTAGCTCTCATTATTGGCTTTATAGCAGGTGCTTACTCTAGTATCTTCATTGCTAGTACCCTACTGGCGCTATGGCGAGAACTGCGAGGCCATGCAGTGATTGTGCCGATCGCCAACGCAGAGGTCAGCGAACCGCAAGTGTAA